The following proteins come from a genomic window of Tepidiforma thermophila:
- the pdhA gene encoding pyruvate dehydrogenase (acetyl-transferring) E1 component subunit alpha → MTTETRKDLMHELGAEQLGLFLYQMVLIRRFEEKCGELYTKGKIRGFLHLYTGQEACAVGSINCLEPKDKILTHYRDHGHALARGLDPNRVMAELFGKATGVAGGRGGSMHLYDVEKGFLGGYAIVAAHLPLAVGLGVAAQMRREDFVTLCIFGDGSVGEGEFHEALNMAVLWNTPTVFFCENNLYGMGVPFKASLSTEIPKLAAAYNMPAVSVDGMDVLAVYEATREAVAHARAGKGPYFIEAMTYRYRGHSMADPELYRLKEEIEEAKRRDCIERLRRQMTEAGMLDDAGYAEIEARAEAVVNEAVEFAERSPQPALETLFDHLYKEPSNG, encoded by the coding sequence GTGACCACAGAAACCCGCAAGGACCTGATGCATGAGCTGGGCGCGGAGCAGCTGGGGCTGTTCCTGTACCAGATGGTGCTCATCCGCCGCTTCGAGGAGAAGTGCGGCGAGCTGTATACGAAAGGGAAGATCCGCGGCTTCCTTCACCTGTACACGGGGCAGGAGGCGTGCGCGGTCGGTTCGATCAACTGCCTGGAGCCGAAGGACAAAATCCTGACGCACTACCGCGACCACGGACACGCCCTGGCGCGGGGGCTCGACCCGAACCGGGTGATGGCGGAGCTCTTCGGCAAGGCCACCGGTGTGGCGGGCGGGCGCGGCGGCTCGATGCACCTGTACGACGTCGAGAAGGGATTCCTCGGCGGGTACGCGATCGTCGCGGCCCACCTGCCGCTGGCGGTGGGGCTCGGGGTGGCGGCCCAGATGCGGCGCGAGGACTTCGTGACGCTCTGCATCTTCGGTGACGGGAGCGTGGGTGAAGGTGAGTTCCACGAGGCGCTCAACATGGCGGTGCTGTGGAACACGCCGACGGTGTTCTTCTGCGAGAACAACCTGTACGGCATGGGTGTGCCGTTCAAGGCATCGCTTTCGACCGAGATTCCGAAGCTGGCGGCGGCGTACAACATGCCAGCGGTTTCGGTGGACGGCATGGACGTGCTGGCCGTCTACGAGGCGACGCGGGAGGCGGTGGCCCACGCGCGCGCGGGGAAGGGCCCGTACTTCATCGAGGCGATGACGTACCGGTACCGCGGCCACTCGATGGCCGACCCGGAGCTGTACCGGCTGAAGGAGGAGATCGAGGAAGCCAAGCGGCGCGACTGCATCGAGCGGCTCCGGAGGCAGATGACGGAGGCGGGGATGCTGGATGACGCCGGCTATGCCGAGATCGAAGCGCGGGCCGAGGCGGTAGTGAACGAGGCGGTTGAGTTCGCCGAGCGGAGCCCGCAGCCGGCGCTGGAGACGCTCTTCGACCACCTGTACAAGGAGCCGTCCAATGGCTGA